Part of the Acidimicrobiales bacterium genome is shown below.
GTTCCTGAGGCCGCCGCCCGCACCCCTGCTGCCGGCACGCCGGCCGCCTCCCAGGCCCTGCCAGCCCAGGACGGAGCCCAGGACGAGCTGGCGCTCACCCAACCGGCAGCGCCGATCGATCAATCCTCTTCGGCGACCCAGCCGATGGCTCCGGTTACCTCCTGGAGCCCGACGCACCGCGCGCCGGAAAGGGGCATGGCGTGTTGGGCCGCTCCCGACCTCAGCAGTCCCGTCGTGGCCAGCCTCGACCCGGGAAGCGAGGTACAGGTGCTCGACCGCCAGGACCAGTGGGCCCATATCGCCTGCTCCAACGGCTGGACCACGTGGGTCGACGCCCGGCTCCTCGTGACCGACGGGACCGACGGGGTCGAGCAGTAGGTCGGTCGAAGACGACGAGTAGCTCTGTCGCTGCCGGGAATGCCAGGCCCTCAGCGGCCGGAGATGCGGCATCGTGTCCCTTCCCGGCGCCTCGCCGTCGACCCTGCTCAAATGGTCCCGTGGACCGGGCGCCGGAAACCCACTACGCCAAGACCGATGATGGGGTCCACATCGCCTACCAGGTCTTCGGCGACGGGCTCTTCGATCTGGTGGTGGTTCCAGGCTTCATTTCCCACCTCGAGCTGCAATGGGAGGACGAAGCCATCGCCCGGGACCTTCGCCGGCTCGGGTCGTTCTCCAGGGTGATCATGTTCGACAAGCGCGGCACCGGCATGTCCGACCGAACCGGGCGACTCCCCGACATCGACCGCCGCATGCTCGACATCGAAGCGGTCATGCAGGCGGCCGACTCCGAGCACGCCGCCCTTCTCGCCGTGTCGGAGGGCGGCCCCATGGCCCTTCTCTTCGCCGCAGCCCATCCCGGGCGGACACGGGCGCTGGTCCTGCTAGGTGCGTACGCCCGCCTAACGGCATGTCCTGACTACGAGATCGGGATGCCGACCGAGCTGGTCTATCAGTTCGCCCAATACCTCGAGCCCCGCTGGGGAACCGGCGTCGGTCTTGCCGCTTGGGCCCCGAGCGTCGCCCACGACCCGGCGGCGCGGGAGTCCTTCGCCCGTCTGCAGCGATTGGCCGCGAGTCCGGGAGCGGCCGTGGCTCTGATGAGCTCGTACCTGGACATCGACGTCCGGCCCGCGCTTCCCTTGGTGAACGCACCGGTCCTCGTGATGCACCGCACCGCGGACCGCATGATCCCGTTCGTACATGGCCAATACTTGGCTGAGCACATCGACGGTGCTCGGCTGGTCGAGCTCCCGGGCACAGATCATTTCTGGTGGACCGAAGGCACCGGCCAGATCCTCGACGAGACCGAGGAGTTCCTCACCGGTGCCCGGTCGGTGCCCGAACCGGACCGGGTGCTGGCTAGTGTCCTCTTCACCGACATCGTCGATTCGACCCGCCGGGCAGCCGAGCTCGGAGACAGGTCGTGGAGGCTCCTGCTGAATCGGCACGACGCCCTCTCCGAGCGTCAGGTCGAGCGATACGGCGGTCGGCTCGTCAAGACGACCGGCGACGGCGTACTGGCGGTGTTCGACGGCCCGGCACGGTCCGTGAGGTGCGCCAGGGCTATCAGCGACGGCGCTCAGGCCCTGGGGCTGGAGGTACGAGCCGGTGTGCACACCGGCGAAGTCGAGTTGCGGGGAGACGACATCGCCGGCCTCGGGGTGAACATCGCCGCGCGAGTCGAGTCCTTGGCCCAGCCTGGTGAGGTCCTCGTCTCCCGGACCGTGACCGACCTGGTGGCGGGCTCGGGGCTCGACTTTGCTGATCGGGGAGAACACGACCTCAAGGGTGTGCCCGGACGCTGGCGGCTGTTCGCCGCGAGGGCTTGACTGCCGAACTTGCTCCTCGCGAGGCGACGTCGCGGCGCTAAGACGGTTCATCGCGAGTGGACGAGGCGACAGATTGCCGGATTGCCCAGACCCGTTTCACACCCAACGGTGCCTACTCGATCTTCTATCGGATCTTCCGCCTCGCCCCTCGTTGCCATGGGATGGCACCTGCCCGTCTTGAGCACTTACGTCTGGATTCGGCCATTGCCTCTCCCATCCCTGTGTGCAATGGTCGGCGTTACAGGGCGAGGGCAAGGGGGAATTGCGATGGGCGCGCCGGATATCGAAGCGTTGCGGGAGAGCGTTCGCGGCCAAGTCATCACGGCTGACAATGCCGAATATGACGAGGCACGCAGGGTGTACAACGGCATGATCGACTGTCATCCGCAGGTCGTCGTGTGCTGCGCCGACGTCGGCGATGTGCGCGCCGCGGTCACCCTGGCTGCGGACAGCGGCCTGGACCTGTCGGTGCGGGGAGGTGGGCACAGCGTTCCGGGCTTCGGCACCAACCACGGTGGGGTGGTCATCGACTTCTCATCGATGAGGGGCGTTC
Proteins encoded:
- a CDS encoding SH3 domain-containing protein, whose product is VPEAAARTPAAGTPAASQALPAQDGAQDELALTQPAAPIDQSSSATQPMAPVTSWSPTHRAPERGMACWAAPDLSSPVVASLDPGSEVQVLDRQDQWAHIACSNGWTTWVDARLLVTDGTDGVEQ
- a CDS encoding adenylate/guanylate cyclase domain-containing protein encodes the protein MDRAPETHYAKTDDGVHIAYQVFGDGLFDLVVVPGFISHLELQWEDEAIARDLRRLGSFSRVIMFDKRGTGMSDRTGRLPDIDRRMLDIEAVMQAADSEHAALLAVSEGGPMALLFAAAHPGRTRALVLLGAYARLTACPDYEIGMPTELVYQFAQYLEPRWGTGVGLAAWAPSVAHDPAARESFARLQRLAASPGAAVALMSSYLDIDVRPALPLVNAPVLVMHRTADRMIPFVHGQYLAEHIDGARLVELPGTDHFWWTEGTGQILDETEEFLTGARSVPEPDRVLASVLFTDIVDSTRRAAELGDRSWRLLLNRHDALSERQVERYGGRLVKTTGDGVLAVFDGPARSVRCARAISDGAQALGLEVRAGVHTGEVELRGDDIAGLGVNIAARVESLAQPGEVLVSRTVTDLVAGSGLDFADRGEHDLKGVPGRWRLFAARA